CAGCCTTCGGAAAATCCGTCCACATCCTCGCCCAGGCGGATCTTGCCCCGGAAGGGCACCAGGCCCACCTTGGTGTCGGCCGCGGCGCCGTCCGGGATAAGCAGGTCGGCCAGTTCTTCGGAGGCCTGCTTGACCAGCGTGATGGGCGTGCCCTTCATGGAACCGGAGTTGTCGATGACGAAGACCACTTCAAGCTTGTTGAAACCGGCCATGGCGCTGGCCTCAACATACTTGTCGGCCATGCCCAGGACTTCCATCAGAAGCATCCTGACCTCGGCGCGGGCCGTGACCTTGACGCTGCGGATCTCGGTACCCGCCGATATGTCCGTGACCTGGGCGCTTTCCATGTTCTTCTGAACCATGTCCTCGACGGCCTGGCTGACCACGCCCTTCGAGAGGTCCGGGTCATAGGGCAGCTCAAGGCTACCGGCGAGGGCGCCCGCGTCCACGGCGGCCTGCAGCTTGGTATGGGTCATGTACATGTTGCCCATGTCCACGGCGATGCCCACCACCCCCAGAAGGATGGGAAGCAGCAGGGCCATGACCGCGCTGGTGGAGCCTCTGCGGCCTTCCCTAGGGGAGGGGCATGGTCGTCTGCGCGACGAGCGTAAAGGACTTGTCGTTGTGCAACAGGCTTGGGCTGTCGTCTTCCTGTCCGCTCGATGATCCGAATAAATCGTAAACATAGGAAACCTCTACTGTGACGGTTTTGGCGTCGGGGTCGGTGGTCACGTTGGTGGTCAGCTTGTCGGGGTCGAGGTCGGCGACCACGGCGGCCACCAGGGCCTCCACGTCGGCGTCCTCGCCCTCCATGAGCACACGGCGGGCTCCTTCGCGGCTGGCTTCCACCAGGGAGGAGTATGTGTGCATGGCGTTGCCGCCCTGCACCATCAGCAGGACCAAAAGCGCTATGACGGGGAGCAGCAGGGCGAACTCCACTGCGGCCAGCCCCTTGCGTCTTTCGTCTCTCTTTCTCATTCCCGTTCTCCTTGAAGTCCAAAAAATGGTCCGGCGGAAGGCCGGCTAAACCGTTTAAAGCATCGGTCGTGCCAAGGTGCGGATGGACTGTGGAGATATATTGGCAACAGTCTGTTAATGATGATGAATTTTTTTTGTGACCTTTTGTGGCGAGTGATCGTAATGGGTGGTGGATGGGCCCTTTATCTATTTTTTGTGGATAACTATCCCCCTTTCATGTAGGGTCCCCTCAGGCGGAACAACACCATCAGGGAGCAGACCGGTGGCCGAGAAAATTCTTGTGGTCGATGATGACCGCGCCTTCCAGGGAATGCTGGTCGAAGCGTTGGCCGACAAGGGCTATGTCGTGGAGACTGCGGGAAGTGCCGAGGAGGGTCTGAAAAAGGCCGGAGTTTCCAGCTTTGATCTCATACTGCACGACATCCAGCTGCCCGGCATGTCCGGGCTCGAGGCGCTGAAGCATCTGGCCGAGGCCGCTCCGGGCGTGGACGTCATCGTCATGACCGGATACGGCTCCAAGGAAACCGGCGTCACGGCCATGCAGCAGGGGGCCTACGACTATTTCGAGAAGCCGTTTTCCCTGCGCGAGATGGAGGTGGTTGTTCGGCGCGCCCTGGAAAAGCGGCGCATCCAGTTGGAGCTCGCCGAGCTGAAACGGCATGGCGGCTCAAGTCCGCTGCACAACATCATTGGGCACAGCGCGCCCATGATGGCGGTCAAGGAGCGTATCGGCCGCGTGGCCGAACTCAATGCCGACGTGCTGATCATGGGCGAAACGGGTACCGGCAAGGAGCTGGTGGCCGACACCATCCATGCCATGAGCGCCCGGGCCAAGGGGCCGTTCGTCAAGATCAACTGCGCTGCCATCCCTGAGAATCTCATCGAATCGGAACTGTTCGGCCACGAAAAGGGGGCCTTTACCGGGGCCACGAGCATGAAGCAGGGCAAGTTCGAGCTGGCCAAGGGCGGTTCCCTCATGCTCGACGAAATCGGCGACATGCCTCTGCATCTTCAACCCCGGCTGTTGCGGGCCGTGGAGCAGAAACAGGCCGAGCGCGTGGGTGGGGCCAAGCCCATCAGTTATGACGTGCGCATCATTGCAGCCACCAACCAGGAGCTGGAGCAACGGGTTCAGGATGGCGGGTTCCGCAGTGATCTATACTATAGACTTAATGTGGCCACCCTGATCCTGCCCCCGCTGCGCGAGCGCAAGTCCGACCTTCCGCAGCTGGCAGAGTTCTTTCTGGACCGCGCCAACCGCAGGCTCGGAACGGATATCGCCGGGGTATCGCCCGAGGCCATGGAGATATTCTTCAACTATGATTGGCCAGGCAACGTGCGCCAGTTCGCCAATGCCG
The sequence above is a segment of the uncultured Pseudodesulfovibrio sp. genome. Coding sequences within it:
- a CDS encoding pilus assembly protein TadG-related protein, whose protein sequence is MFTIYSDHRADRKTTAQACCTTTSPLRSSRRRPCPSPREGRRGSTSAVMALLLPILLGVVGIAVDMGNMYMTHTKLQAAVDAGALAGSLELPYDPDLSKGVVSQAVEDMVQKNMESAQVTDISAGTEIRSVKVTARAEVRMLLMEVLGMADKYVEASAMAGFNKLEVVFVIDNSGSMKGTPITLVKQASEELADLLIPDGAAADTKVGLVPFRGKIRLGEDVDGFSEGCQNADGSLNQGIHEDFMDEYYALPSYYQRYITLDTCSSIPPVLPLSKDKSKIISAIDSQTATGAASGTVISEGIKWGRNILTPTQPFTEAGDKEDFRKIMIVLTDGDTEDGECGGSYRATYRPNNYWTNAYYGMGVDTAHCNDGGVLNQDMLDEAQAAKDAGIEIFAIRFGSSDNTDINLMKAIASSKEGTNDHYFDAPSVYDIPDIFKQIGKQLGWRLL
- a CDS encoding TadE family protein encodes the protein MRKRDERRKGLAAVEFALLLPVIALLVLLMVQGGNAMHTYSSLVEASREGARRVLMEGEDADVEALVAAVVADLDPDKLTTNVTTDPDAKTVTVEVSYVYDLFGSSSGQEDDSPSLLHNDKSFTLVAQTTMPLP
- a CDS encoding sigma-54 dependent transcriptional regulator → MAEKILVVDDDRAFQGMLVEALADKGYVVETAGSAEEGLKKAGVSSFDLILHDIQLPGMSGLEALKHLAEAAPGVDVIVMTGYGSKETGVTAMQQGAYDYFEKPFSLREMEVVVRRALEKRRIQLELAELKRHGGSSPLHNIIGHSAPMMAVKERIGRVAELNADVLIMGETGTGKELVADTIHAMSARAKGPFVKINCAAIPENLIESELFGHEKGAFTGATSMKQGKFELAKGGSLMLDEIGDMPLHLQPRLLRAVEQKQAERVGGAKPISYDVRIIAATNQELEQRVQDGGFRSDLYYRLNVATLILPPLRERKSDLPQLAEFFLDRANRRLGTDIAGVSPEAMEIFFNYDWPGNVRQFANAVERAAIFCTSARIAPADVDQAFSNARPAADSGVYVPTGEGMPLKQALTEYEKTLIENALRACGGVQTEAASALGVSAKNLWNKLRKHGINPVLFKK